In Heyndrickxia vini, the sequence ATCCAAAACCGATTCGTTTCCCCTTTAAGCTCATCGTTCATTCCCCTTTCTTTTTATTACATCCTCATCAATAAGCTGAGTTAATACATTTCCTAGTATTTGCCCCGCAGTTTTTGGTGCTACGATACCTGGCAAACTTGGGGCTAATAAAGCTTTAATTCCACGTTTTTCTGCATAGCGAAAATCCGTCCCACCCGGTTTTGATGCTAAATCAATAATCAATGTATGTGTTGGCATTTTTTGAATAACTGCAGCGTTAACAATTAATTGCGGAACAGTATTAATACAAATATCAATATCCTTCACTTCACTATCAAGATCTTTCAAAAAAAATGGTTTTAATCCCATTTCTTCAATTCGAGCAATATGTTCTGTTTTTCTTGCTCCTACCTTTACTTTCGCTCCTAAATGATGAAAGGCTCTAGCTACACTCATGCCAACCCTTCCTAAACCAAGAATGGCAACAGTTGAACCGTGTATCGTAAATTCGGTATGTTGAATTGCCATCATAATTGTCCCCTCGACGGTTGGGATTGAATTATATATAGCAACATCATTACGTTCAAATAGTTTGACTAATTTGCGATTTGCTTTTTGCGTAATATTATCTAAATATGGATTACTGATTCCTGAATAAATCGTGCAATAAGATGGTGTTTTTAATATAACTTCCTCCGTCAATCTCACTTCTTCGTTTGAAAAAATAGTATCTACCTGACCTTCAGGATTTGTTCCAGTTACAGGTAAAATAATCGCATCAATTTCATGAAAATTTACTTCGCTAAGTTTTTCTTTGTATACGCCTGAATATACATGATCTAATTGTTCAAAACCAATTAAAGATAGTCTTGCATCTAATTCAGCTAATTTGCGAATTACTTCCAGTTGACGCGCATCACCGCCAATTACAGCTATTTGCAATCCTGTCAACATCATATCGTCACCTTCTTTATGATGATTACGCTTATCACTTACACATCTTATGTAATGACCTAGAAATCTGTGATTTGATAATAAAATAAAAAAGATTAGCGAATCGCTAATCTTTAATAGAACCTTATGTTAGTAATTATTTTCTGGTACTTCTAAAATAATCATATCCGATCCAATCGTTCGAATTTGTTGCCACGGAACCCTGATCTCATTTGTTTGTTTTCTCATCCATTTACCAGTAGGGATGATCAGTGATTGGATTTGTCCCGATTTTTCATTGAATTCTAAATCGGTGTGCCCAAGTACACCTAATCTTTCCGCTTTTTTGAAATCAACGATTTCCTTTCCACTTAACTCACTTAATCTCATAATCCCTGAATCCTCCTCTTATAACCACTATTACTATCAATGTATCGCTTGTCAGTCTTTTTTAGAACGAGCAATTTTTTATAGTTACTCATATAGAATGGTATTAGCCCGCAGGAGTCTACGTGTATTCAGGCTGCTCAATATTTCTAAAATGTTTTATCTTTCAAGACGAAAGTCCCCGTCACAAATTGACGAGGACTTTCTCTTATTATTGTATACCTTGTGGAAATTTCCCGTCTGGACTTACTAATGAAATAGAGAATTGCGAAGTAAATACTTTGTTTGCAAGATTATTTACATGATCTATGGAGACTTCATCAATCATCTCTACTATTTCATCAAGTGTACGATGTTTACCTAATAGCATTTCATTTTTCCCATTTCTGCTCATTCTGCTATTTGTGCTTTCTAGGCTGAGCATTAAATTCCCTTTAAGCTGTTCCTTACAATTTTGAACTTCTTTAGGTGTTACCCCTGTGTCCTTTAAATGATCCAATGTCGATTGAATTGTTTCATATAAGTGATCCAGTTGTTTTGCACCTGTACCAGCATAGATTGTGACAATTCCGGTATCTTTAAATGAAGAATGATATGAAAATACGGAGTAAGCGAGGCCCCTTTGTTCTCTCACCTCTTGAAATAATCTGGAAGACATACTGCCGCCTAATATATTATTTAATACAATTAAATCATATATCTCCTTGTGACCGATTGGTAATCCTTCAAACCCTAAACATAGGTGTGCTTGTTCTGTATCTTTTTTTCTTACTATATTGTTTAAATGAAAGGTTGGAACGATTTCTTCCCCGGAATGGTTTCCTCCACTGTATGATCCAAATAATGATTCTACTTGCTTAATAAAAGAATCTTTGACATTTCCAGCTATTGAAATAACAACTCGATCCGGTGTGTACATATCATGCATATATTCCTTTAACGTCTGACCGGAAAAGGTTTCTAGAGTTTCTTCCGTACCTAGAATTGGATACCCTAATGGGTGGTTTTCATAAACTGCTTTGCTAAGAAGATCATGTACAATATCGTCAGGCGTATCTTCATACATTTTTATTTCTTCATAAACAACATTTTTTTCTTTTTTAAGTTCTTCTTCAACAAATGTGGAATTGAAAAACATATCTGACAGTGTATCAAGAGCAAATTGTGCATGGTTATCTAAAACCTTTGCATAATAACAGGTATATTCTTTAGAAGTAAATGCGTTTACTTGTCCACCAATCGAATCAAACGCTTCGGCAATTTCTTTAGCCGTTTTTGTTTTCGTGCCCTTAAAAAACATATGTTCTAAAAAGTGGGATATGCCATTATTTTTACTATTTTCATTTCTTGATCCTGTTCCAATCCAAATGCCTATCGCAACTGAACGAACAGTTGGGATTTCCTCGTGTACAATTCTTAGTCCGTTTTGACATGTATATTTCTTAATCAATTTAAATCCTCCTAAACTCGGTGGCTGTTGGTTCACCATTAGGCCCTATTTTCGTTAATCATTTTTTAGTTTTCCATCATTCATTTTAATAATCCGTTCTTCGTCCATTAATTTTGATACAGTTCCAATTCTTAGATGCTTCTTTTTAATTTCATTTATCAATTGTTGCAATGATTTTTCCGTTGAATCCGTTGGATGCATAAGAATAAGTGCACCAGGATGGATTTTGGACATTACACGTGTGACGATTGTTTCAGGGGACGGTTTTTGCCAATCCACCGTATCTACGCTCCACATGATTGTTTTAAGATTCATTGAATGAGCGATTTTTACTACCTCATCACGATAACTCCCACTCGGTGGTGCAAATAATCTAACCTGTACACCAGTGGTTGCATTAATAACCTGATTTGTGTTAATTAATTGTTCGCGAATTCGATCGGCAGAAAGAACCTTCATATCTGGATGAGTGAAGGAATGGTTCCCCACTTCATGGCCAGAATCAACAATCATTTTTGCTAATTCAGGATTTTCTTTTACCCATCTTCCTTCTAGAAAAAAAGTGGCATGAATACTATTGTCTTTTAATGTTTTTAAAATTGGTTGCAGAAATTCATTTCCCCACGCGACATTAATAAGAAAGCTCACCATTGGTTTATCAGGATTTCCTCGATAAATTGGTGCGGGTGGTAAATCCTTTATATGTACTTTAGGTGAAATTTGCTTATAAACTAATTTATTTTCATCGAATTTACCATCTTTTTTCATATTATGGTAGGAAGCTTTAATATCCACTTCAACACCATTGTAACCAGGAGTCGCTTTCCATACTCGATCGTTTACAGCATCTTTTGGTTTAATTGAATAGTTTTTTGCTACCTTAACAATATAATCATATAAATCATTTTGTTTTGTAGGTATGTATTCTGCATCTGTTTTTAATTGGGAAAAATAGCTTTTTGTCAATGGATTATTAATGAGTGACAAAGTAAGAATAGCAATCAGAACAAAACCTATCAAGTGTTTTAATTTATTCTTCACCTTAATATCCCCCTTCTTTTTAAAAATATGAAAAAGAAGGACAAGGTAGAACAATCCTTATAGTATTTTATTCATTTCCAGTTTCGTTTGGATCTAGAAATTAATGAACCATAAAAAAAGCCAGGATATTACCTGACTTTACTCTTTGTCTTCATTTTTTTCTTTTTGCTCTTTTAAAACCGCTTTGCGTGAAAGATTTACTCTGCCTTGGTTATCAATTTCGAGAACTTTAACAAGAATTTCATCCCCAATTTTTAATACGTCCTCTACTTTACGGACTCTTTCTTCCGCAATTTCCGAAATATGAACGAGGCCGTCTTTTCCACTAAAGATTTCGACAAAGGCACCAAATTTTTCAATCCGTTTTACTTTTCCTAAGTAAATTTGTCCTACTTCTACTTCACGAACGATATCTTCAATGATTTTCTTCGCTTTTTTATTCATTTCTTCATCCGTTGATGAAATGAAGACTGTTCCATCTTGTTCAATATCAATTTTGACGCCAGTTTCTTCTATAATTTTATTAATTTGTTTACCACTCGGTCCAATCACATCTCTGATCTTATCTGGATTAATGGTCATTGTTAAAATTTTTGGTGCAAATGCAGACAACGATTCACGCGGATTAGAAAGTGTCGACATCATATGACTTAATATTTGCATCCGACCTTGTTTTGCTTGTTGTAGTGCTTCTTCTAATATTTGTCTTGAAAGACCTTCAATTTTAATATCCATTTGCAGCGCTGTTACACCTTTAGAAGTACCTGCAACTTTAAAATCCATATCTCCTAAATGATCTTCCATGCCTTGAATATCAGTTAAAATTGTATAGTAATCACCAGATTTAACTAACCCCATCGCAATTCCCGCTACCGGTGCTTTAATTGGTACCCCTGCATCCATCATTGCTAATGTACTAGCACAAATACTGGCTTGAGAAGTAGACCCATTGGATTCTAATACTTCTGAAACTAATCGAATCGTATAAGGAAATTGTTGTTCATTCGGTATAACAGGTTCAAGTGCCCGTTCTCCAAGTGCACCATGTCCGATTTCACGGCGACCAGGCCCTCTCATTGGTCCAGTTTCACCTACACTAAATTGTGGGAAGTTATAATGATGCATAAAGCGTTTTGATTCTTCAATTCCCAACCCATCCAATATTTGTACATCACCTAATGCACCAAGTGTACATATACTTAATGCTTGTGTTTGTCCACGTGTGAATAAACCGGATCCATGTGTTCTTGATAATAAGCCAACTTCCGAAGATAAAGGACGAATTTCATCGATTTTTCTTCCATCCGGGCGTACTTTTTCCTCAGTAATTAATCGGCGTACTTCACCTTTTACCAATTTATTTAAAATTTGCTTTACTTGCTTAATTGTATCATCAGCTAATTCTTCACGTTCCTCATATTTAGCAATCACTTGATCTTTTACCATTTGAATTGCTTCTTCTCTTGCATGTTTTTCTTGTACTTGAATAGCTTTAATTAAGTCTTCTTCACACATCGAACGAACTTCTGATTCCAATTCTTCGTCGATTTCGTATAAGGTAACTTGCATTTTTTCTTTTCCAATTTTTAAAACAATCTCTTCTTGGAATTTGATTAGTCTTTTTATTTCTTCGTGGCCATACATAATTGCTTCTAACATTATTTCTTCAGGAACTTCATTCGCTCCCGCTTCAACCATATTAATCGCATCTTTTGTTCCAGCAACAGTTAAGTGCATATCACTTTTTTCCATTTGTGATACTGTAGGATTAATGATAAATTCATCATCAATTCGACCAACAATTACTCCAGCAATTGGCCCTTCAAAAGGGATATCAGATACGGATAATGAAAGTGAGGATCCGAACATTGCCGCCATTTCAGATGGACAATCTTGATCCACACTCATAACAATACTTACTACTTGGACCTCGTTTCTGAATCCATCGGCAAATAATGGACGAATTGGGCGATCTATTAAGCGACTTGCTAAGATTGCTTTTTCACTTGGTCGCCCTTCCCTTTTAATAAATCCTCCAGGTATCTTTCCTACAGCGTAAAGACGTTCTTCATAATTTACAGTTAACGGGAAAAAGTCAACAGATTTAGGTTCTTTTGAAGCCGTTGCAGTACTTAAAACGGCAGTATCTCCGTAACGTACTAAGACTGCACCGTTCGCTTGTTTAGCTAATTGACCAATTTCAACAGTAAGTTCGCGGCCGGCCCAATCTAAAGTAAATACTTGTTTTTCTTGTTCCATATAAAAACTCCTTTCTACTTTTATATCGCCTTTTCATATTAAAAGGGATTGTAAAAGCATGATTAATTTCGTAGTCAGTTTGAACAAAACATTATTTAAAATCTTTTTATGTCATCACTTATTATGTATTGTAATCAAAATAACTTAAAAGTTTATCGTAACTTTTTGGGAGTTATCATGATAATCTTTTTATTGCTAATAAAAAAGCGGGAAAAATCCCGCTTCTTTTGTTAATTCGACGATATAAATTAACGACGTAAGCCTAATTTGTTAATTAACTCACGGTAACGTTGAACATCTTTATTACGTAAATAAGTTAGTAAGTTACGACGTTTACCAACCATTTTCAAAAGACCGCGACGTGAATGGTGATCTTTTTTGTGCGCACGTAAATGTTCATTCAAATTATTAATATCCTCTGTAAGGATTGCAATTTGAACTTCTGGTGAACCAGTATCAGTTTCATGAACTTTGAATTGATTGATGATTTCGTTTTTGCGTTCTTGAGCAATTGCCATCCTTTTCACCTCCTAAAAATAAATAATCCCCTGTTACTGAGCAAGCGTCGGTGACTCGACTTGCCAAGCAACGGTTCATTACACTGTAATAGAATACTACTTTTTGACAAAAAAAACAAGTCTAGTTTCTACTTTTTTCAAAGTAATTAATGGTATTTTGTTTATCTTTTGCAATCTGAAGTTTTAATTGTTCGATTCCGTCAAATTTCTGTTCATCCCTAATTCTTAAATGCCATTCAATCGAAACTTCTTCACCGTAGATGGATTGATCAAAATCAATAATATGAACTTCAATTGATAAAGAATATTCATCAACACTTTTGAAGGTTGGCTTGAATCCTACATTACATACCCCATTATACCAATTTCCATCAATTTTTATTTTTACAGCATAAACACCTGTTTTCGGGATAATATATTCTTTCGATAGTTTTATATTGGCAGTCGGAAAACCAATTTGTCTACCACGCTTTTCACCGTGAATTACAATTCCATTTGTCATGTAAAATCTTCCTAAAACACGATGAACTTCCGTCATATCACCGTCCGCTAATAATCCCCTTGTTAAGCTTGAACTCACTTTCTCATCTCCTGATTTTCGGCTAATCGCAAGCTTCTCAACTTTCGTATAGCTGAATTTCCCTTCAGAATGAATAGGTAATGTTTCCATCGTACCTTTACCGAATTTCCCATAGGAGAAATCAAATCCGGCAACTACATGATGAACATTTAATCCGATAATATATTGTTTTACGTATTCTTCAGGTGTTAGATTAGCAAAATTAGATGTAAACTGAACAATAAATAAATAGTCAATTCCCATTTCTTCAATTAGTTTTTTCTTATCTTCAATAGGAGTGATTAGCTCAATTTGTTTGTTATTTTGACTTAAAACAACAGAAGGGTGCGGATCAAATGTCATAACTGCACTTTTCCAATGTTTTTGTTCAGCAATTTCCTTCGCTAAATTAATTACTTTTTGATGTCCTAAGTGAATTCCATCAAAATATCCAAGAGCCATTACTAGCGGTGGAAAATCCTGCTCGTTAAATGTATGTGGATGATGTATCGTGATTACCTTCAAATTTCTCACCTATTTCTTTCTATTAGATCAATTATTAAGAACTTTAACAGGCTTTATTAAATGCGGTTTTTCAGGATGAATTTTGTAAATCGCTTTCACTTGATTCTGATGGATTATAACAACTTCCTTATCTCCAAAAGTCCACCATTCACCTTTTTCTAAAACCGCGCCATTATTCACTTTCTCTGCTAATGTATCATTAATCACGTATTTCGGCAAATGAGAAACTCCCCTATCTAAAGGAAAGATTACATTGTTTAATGTATTTTCATCCAGATGTGTTTCTATCTCGGAAAAAGTTAAACAATCATCCTTAGTAAAAGAACCGGAAGATGTCCTTGTAAGTTCAGACATATGAGCTGGATAGCCTAACTTTTCACCAATGGACACTGCTAACGTCCTTATATATGTCCCTTTGCTGCATTTTACCCGAAAACGAAATGAAATGGGGTTCCCCGAAAAAATCTTTCTATCATCAAGTAATTCAATTTCATAAATGTTAACGATTCTTGTTGGGCGTTCAATCTCAATTCCTTTCCTAGCGTATTCATACAACCTTTTCCCGTTTACTTTTACTGCTGAATACATTGGAGGAGTTTGCGAAATTTCTCCACGAAATGATTGAAGCACTTCTAAAATTTGATTGCGATTGATTGTTTCATGTATTTGAACTTCGTCAATTTTATCACCACTGGCATCCTCAGTTGTCGTTGAATATCCAAGTGTAACTTCTCCTTCGTATTCTTTTCCAGCATTCGTTATGTATTCTGCAACTTTTGTTGCCTTTCCTAAACAAATTGGGAGGACACCCGTTACATCAGGATCAAGGGTTCCTGTATGTCCAACCTTTTTCATTTTCAGCATTTTTCTTATCTTAAATACACAATCATGTGAGGTCATTCCTTTTGGTTTCCATAAAGGAAGAATTCCATCCATACGAGTACTCCTTTTTACATAATCTCTTGAAAAAAGGATAGACAAAATTGTCTATCCTTTTTTGTCTATTTATCTGTGTTTATTTCTTTAATAATGGTTTCGATTCGATTCCCATACTCAATTGATTCATCGAATGCAAATGAAAGTTCTGGAGTTTTTCTCAAGCGAATTCTATGTCCAACTTCAGAACGAATAAATCCTTTTGCTTTTTCAAGTGCAAGAAGTGTTCCCTCTTTTTGTTTATCCCCACCTAGAACAGTAATATACACTGTTGCTTGTTGGAGGTCACCTGTTACCTGAACATCTGTTACTGTAACAAAGCCAATACGCGGGTCCTTTATTTTTCGGCCGATAATTTCACTAAGTTCTTTCTTCATTTGCTCTCCGACACGATTTGCACGTAGGCTCATATATAACACCTCACATTACAACCATTCATAAATGGTTTCTAGTCTTTCCCATTCGGGAAAGGAATCTAAAAATTTTATCGCATTTTCTATTTCCTTTTCAGCCGCTGTTTGAGACGAGGCAACAGAAACAACAGCAATTTTTGTTCGCTGCCACAAATCCTGATGACCTATTTCAGAAACTGAAACATTTAATTTTTGTTTAAGTCTAGATATCGTTCTTTGGAGGACCGCTCTTTTTTCCTTTAAAGAACCGACTTCATAAATGCGGAATTCACATTCCACATATCGGATCACGCACGTTCAACTTCTTCCATTATAAAGGCTTCAATGATATCTCCTTCTTTTAGATCATTGTAGTTTTTAATGGTAATCCCACATTCATAACCTTGACTTACTTCTTTCGCATCATCTTTGTAACGTTTTAACGTATCGATTTCTCCTTCAAAAATGACGACACTATTTCGGATAATACGGATACCGCTATCACGAGTAATTTTACCATCTGTAACATAGCTTCCTGCAATAGTACCAACTTTAGATACTTTGAAAGTTTGACGTACTTCCACTTGACCAATAATTTTCTCATGGAATTCCGGATCAAGCATACCTTTCATCGCAGACTCGATTTCTTCAATTACTTTATAAATAATACGGTGTAATCGAATATCAACATTTTCAGCTTCTGCTGCACGTTTTGCATTTACATCTGGGCGTACATTAAAACCGATAACAATTGCATTTGATGCTGCAGCAAGAGAGATATCAGATTCATTAATACCACCAACAGCAGTATGAATAATTCTAACATTTACACCTTCTACATCAATTTTTTGCAATGATGCTGCGAGCGCTTCTACTGATCCTTGCACATCTGCTTTAATAATAATATTTATATCCTTCATTTCGCCTTGTTTCATTTGTTCGAATAAAGTATCTAGGCTTACCCGGGCAGTTTCATTTCGTTGTGCTAAAACAGCTTGTTGTGCGCGTAATTCTCCAACTTGTCGAGCTGTTTTTTCATCATCAAATACGACAAAGCGATCTCCCGCTTGTGGTACATCATTTAAACCGGTAATTTCTACTGGAGTTGATGGGCCTGCTTCCTTTACGCGGCGACCTAAATCATTCACCATTGCACGTACACGTCCAAAAGTATGTCCTACAACAATTGGATCACCCACACGTAATGTACCATTTTGAACTAACAACGTTGCAACTGACCCACGTCCTTTGTCTAATTGCGCTTCAATTACTGTACCAACTGCATTTCGGTTCGGATTCGCTTTATATTCTTCCACTTCACCCACAAGTAGAATCATTTCAAGCAAGTTATCAATACCTTCTCCATTTTTCGCAGAAATTGGAACAAAAATCGTATCGCCGCCCCAATCCTCTGGTACAAGCCCATGTTCTGTTAATTCTTGCATAACTCGATCAGGGTTTGCAGCAGGTTTATCCATTTTGTTCACTGCAACGATGATTGGCACATTCGCCGCTTTGGCGTGATTAATTGCCTCAATCGTTTGTGGCATTACCCCATCATCAGCTGCCACAACTAATATTGTAATATCTGTTATTTGTGCTCCTCGTGCCCTCATCGTTGTAAAAGCAGCATGCCCAGGTGTATCTAAGAATGTAATCTTTTTGCCGTTTACTTCTACTTGATAAGCACCAATATGTTGTGTAATACCACCAGCTTCGCCAGCAGTTACTTTCGTATTACGAATAGAATCCAATGTTGTTGTTTTCCCGTGGTCAACATGTCCCATTATCGTAACGACTGATGGACGTTCTTTAAGATTCTCTTCTGTATCTTCAGTAAAATATACTTCAAGATCGGTTGTATCGATTTGTATTTCTTCTTCAACTTCTACGCCGTAGTCTGTAGCGATAAGTTCAATAGAATCCTTGTCAAGTTCATTATTAATCGTTGCAACAACACCAAGCATGAAAAGCTTTTTAATTAATTCAGATGGTTCTCTGTGTAATTTTTTCGCAAGCTCGGCAACAGTCAATGAACCGCTAAATGTAATTTTACTTGGAAGTTCTTTTTTCTTCGGCGGCATTTGTTGTTGTTGTTGTGGACGTTGTTTATTTTTATTTTTATTATTATTTTTTTGCCTTTTATTATTTGAACCTTTATTGTCCCTAGGTGCGTTGTTTTTACTATTTGGCTTAGATTCGTTAGGTTTATGTTTTTGTTGTGTATTATCTTTCACGAGGCTCTCTTCAACTTCCATTTCTTTTTGGCTATTTTTTTTATTTACTTGTTGTTTATTATGTGATTGATTGTTATTAGAATTAGATTTCGCCTTATTATCATGACGATTATACATTTTATCTAATTTGCTAATAGTATCCCCATCAATCGTAGACATATGATTATTGACTTCAATGTTTATTTCTTTAAGCTTTGAAATAACGTCTTTACTTGAAACATTTTGTTTTTTTGCGTACTCATAAATTCGAATTTTACTCATATGTTCACCCCCACCTTATGATTCACCGAGCAAGATTTCTAATTTCTTCGCAAAGCCCAGATCCGTTATTGCTACGACAACTCTTGATTCTTTTCCAATCGCGGTCCCGAGGATTTCTCTATTTGTGATCCCATAAATTGGGATGTGATAAAAACGACATTTATCTTGCACTTTTTTTGTTGTATTTTCCGATGCATCTTTGGAAAGTAACACAAGTTTTGCGCGGCCATTTTTCACTTCTTTAATTACTAATTCTTCACCAGATATTACTTTACGCGCGCGATTTGCTAAACCAAGTAATGATAATGCCTTTGATTCAGTCATATATCTATAGATTCTCCCTTTCAATGAGCCTCAAAAGCTCATCATAAATGGTTTCATCTATAGAAGTCTCTAAATGATTGGCTAAAATGTTTTTTTTCTTTGCTAGTAGAATAGCCTCTTTATCCTTGGACAGATACGCACCTCTCCCAGATTGTTTTCCTTTAAGGTCGATTGATACTTCTCCATCCTTAGAACGAACGATTCTAATCATTTCTTTTTTAGGTTTCATTTCACCTGTAGCAACACATTTCCTTAATGGAATTTTCTTTTGAGTAGCCATTTCGATCACCCCTATTCGAAATCGTCTTCTAGCATTTCGAAACTATCATCAAGCTGATCATCGCTTGTAATTAAAGCTGCATCCTCGCGCGGATAAATTCCTAACTCACGTGCTTCTGATTCACTTTTAATGTCAATTTTCCATCCAGTAAGTTTCGCAGCTAATCTAGCATTTTGTCCGCGTTTTCCGATAGCAAGAGATAGTTGATAATCGGGCACAATTACTGTAGTCGCTTTTTCTTCTTCATCTACGATAACATCAAGAACTTTAGAAGGACTTAACGCGTTAGCAACAAAGGTTACTGGGTTATCCGACCATTCAACGATGTCAATTTTTTCACCTTTAAGTTCATTTACAATTGCTTGAACCCTTGAACCTTTAGGACCTACACATGCACCAACTGGATCAACTTCTGCTCGATCAGTAAAAACAGAAATTTTCGAGCGATCTCCCGCCTCACGTGCAACAGAGCGGATTTCAACTGTACCATCATATATTTCAGGTACTTCAATTTCAAATAATCGTTTTAATAAACCAGGATGTGTACGGGATACAAAAATTTGTGGTCCTTTTGTTGTTTTTTCAACCTTAGTAATATAAACCTTTATCCGATCATGTGGACGATAAGATTCATTTGGCATTTGCTCACTTTGTGCAAGTAATGCTTCAATTTTCCCT encodes:
- the dpaA gene encoding dipicolinic acid synthetase subunit A, with translation MLTGLQIAVIGGDARQLEVIRKLAELDARLSLIGFEQLDHVYSGVYKEKLSEVNFHEIDAIILPVTGTNPEGQVDTIFSNEEVRLTEEVILKTPSYCTIYSGISNPYLDNITQKANRKLVKLFERNDVAIYNSIPTVEGTIMMAIQHTEFTIHGSTVAILGLGRVGMSVARAFHHLGAKVKVGARKTEHIARIEEMGLKPFFLKDLDSEVKDIDICINTVPQLIVNAAVIQKMPTHTLIIDLASKPGGTDFRYAEKRGIKALLAPSLPGIVAPKTAGQILGNVLTQLIDEDVIKRKGNER
- a CDS encoding YlmC/YmxH family sporulation protein, with translation MRLSELSGKEIVDFKKAERLGVLGHTDLEFNEKSGQIQSLIIPTGKWMRKQTNEIRVPWQQIRTIGSDMIILEVPENNY
- a CDS encoding M16 family metallopeptidase, with the translated sequence MIKKYTCQNGLRIVHEEIPTVRSVAIGIWIGTGSRNENSKNNGISHFLEHMFFKGTKTKTAKEIAEAFDSIGGQVNAFTSKEYTCYYAKVLDNHAQFALDTLSDMFFNSTFVEEELKKEKNVVYEEIKMYEDTPDDIVHDLLSKAVYENHPLGYPILGTEETLETFSGQTLKEYMHDMYTPDRVVISIAGNVKDSFIKQVESLFGSYSGGNHSGEEIVPTFHLNNIVRKKDTEQAHLCLGFEGLPIGHKEIYDLIVLNNILGGSMSSRLFQEVREQRGLAYSVFSYHSSFKDTGIVTIYAGTGAKQLDHLYETIQSTLDHLKDTGVTPKEVQNCKEQLKGNLMLSLESTNSRMSRNGKNEMLLGKHRTLDEIVEMIDEVSIDHVNNLANKVFTSQFSISLVSPDGKFPQGIQ
- a CDS encoding polysaccharide deacetylase family protein; amino-acid sequence: MKNKLKHLIGFVLIAILTLSLINNPLTKSYFSQLKTDAEYIPTKQNDLYDYIVKVAKNYSIKPKDAVNDRVWKATPGYNGVEVDIKASYHNMKKDGKFDENKLVYKQISPKVHIKDLPPAPIYRGNPDKPMVSFLINVAWGNEFLQPILKTLKDNSIHATFFLEGRWVKENPELAKMIVDSGHEVGNHSFTHPDMKVLSADRIREQLINTNQVINATTGVQVRLFAPPSGSYRDEVVKIAHSMNLKTIMWSVDTVDWQKPSPETIVTRVMSKIHPGALILMHPTDSTEKSLQQLINEIKKKHLRIGTVSKLMDEERIIKMNDGKLKND
- the pnp gene encoding polyribonucleotide nucleotidyltransferase: MEQEKQVFTLDWAGRELTVEIGQLAKQANGAVLVRYGDTAVLSTATASKEPKSVDFFPLTVNYEERLYAVGKIPGGFIKREGRPSEKAILASRLIDRPIRPLFADGFRNEVQVVSIVMSVDQDCPSEMAAMFGSSLSLSVSDIPFEGPIAGVIVGRIDDEFIINPTVSQMEKSDMHLTVAGTKDAINMVEAGANEVPEEIMLEAIMYGHEEIKRLIKFQEEIVLKIGKEKMQVTLYEIDEELESEVRSMCEEDLIKAIQVQEKHAREEAIQMVKDQVIAKYEEREELADDTIKQVKQILNKLVKGEVRRLITEEKVRPDGRKIDEIRPLSSEVGLLSRTHGSGLFTRGQTQALSICTLGALGDVQILDGLGIEESKRFMHHYNFPQFSVGETGPMRGPGRREIGHGALGERALEPVIPNEQQFPYTIRLVSEVLESNGSTSQASICASTLAMMDAGVPIKAPVAGIAMGLVKSGDYYTILTDIQGMEDHLGDMDFKVAGTSKGVTALQMDIKIEGLSRQILEEALQQAKQGRMQILSHMMSTLSNPRESLSAFAPKILTMTINPDKIRDVIGPSGKQINKIIEETGVKIDIEQDGTVFISSTDEEMNKKAKKIIEDIVREVEVGQIYLGKVKRIEKFGAFVEIFSGKDGLVHISEIAEERVRKVEDVLKIGDEILVKVLEIDNQGRVNLSRKAVLKEQKEKNEDKE
- the rpsO gene encoding 30S ribosomal protein S15 — translated: MAIAQERKNEIINQFKVHETDTGSPEVQIAILTEDINNLNEHLRAHKKDHHSRRGLLKMVGKRRNLLTYLRNKDVQRYRELINKLGLRR
- the ribF gene encoding bifunctional riboflavin kinase/FAD synthetase, with the translated sequence MKVITIHHPHTFNEQDFPPLVMALGYFDGIHLGHQKVINLAKEIAEQKHWKSAVMTFDPHPSVVLSQNNKQIELITPIEDKKKLIEEMGIDYLFIVQFTSNFANLTPEEYVKQYIIGLNVHHVVAGFDFSYGKFGKGTMETLPIHSEGKFSYTKVEKLAISRKSGDEKVSSSLTRGLLADGDMTEVHRVLGRFYMTNGIVIHGEKRGRQIGFPTANIKLSKEYIIPKTGVYAVKIKIDGNWYNGVCNVGFKPTFKSVDEYSLSIEVHIIDFDQSIYGEEVSIEWHLRIRDEQKFDGIEQLKLQIAKDKQNTINYFEKSRN
- the truB gene encoding tRNA pseudouridine(55) synthase TruB; this translates as MDGILPLWKPKGMTSHDCVFKIRKMLKMKKVGHTGTLDPDVTGVLPICLGKATKVAEYITNAGKEYEGEVTLGYSTTTEDASGDKIDEVQIHETINRNQILEVLQSFRGEISQTPPMYSAVKVNGKRLYEYARKGIEIERPTRIVNIYEIELLDDRKIFSGNPISFRFRVKCSKGTYIRTLAVSIGEKLGYPAHMSELTRTSSGSFTKDDCLTFSEIETHLDENTLNNVIFPLDRGVSHLPKYVINDTLAEKVNNGAVLEKGEWWTFGDKEVVIIHQNQVKAIYKIHPEKPHLIKPVKVLNN
- the rbfA gene encoding 30S ribosome-binding factor RbfA; translation: MSLRANRVGEQMKKELSEIIGRKIKDPRIGFVTVTDVQVTGDLQQATVYITVLGGDKQKEGTLLALEKAKGFIRSEVGHRIRLRKTPELSFAFDESIEYGNRIETIIKEINTDK